Sequence from the Phormidium ambiguum IAM M-71 genome:
GTTTATCAGCATTATTATTTGCTACTACAACTGTTGTTACTCCCATAATGATTCCCGCAGCACAAGCTCAAATGGTATTTAAGTTTAATGCGCCTGTAATTACTGATTCAGGAGTTTTAGGTAGTAGCCATTTTATTAGAATCGCCGTTTTAGGAATGTCTTTGGAAGATTTAATGATTTCTCTACCCATTCAAATGCAAGCTTTTCAAGGTGTGAAAATTACCGATCGCACAGGTAAAGAAATTCCGGCAAATATTGCAATGAATGAAAAGAATATCACTATTACTTTTGCTCAACCAGTGACTCCTGAAACTAATTTAACAGTGGAGTTAACTGGAGTACGAATGGTTCCGGGAACTGAAACAACTTTACTTTATGGGGTAACTGCACAACGAGAAGGAATACGGGGAGAAATTCCTGTGGGAACGGCAATTGTTAATATTCCCGATCGAGGATAACCATGAAAAATAATTGGGAAATGGTCGCTAATTTTTGCGTAATAACCTTCTTGAAAAAAGGTGAAATCCAAAATTTCTCCATTTCCCATTATAATTTATTGAGTTTGGCTGGGTCGAGGAAAGGTAGGCAAATCAACAGCAGCTAATGATGCAATTTTCTTGGGTGTACGCTGTGGATAAACTATAGGAGATGGCGAGCCAAGGTAAGGTTTAGAATCAATTTCCTCATTGTTAACAGGGACTAAATTCACCTCATTTGTGGGTGTTGCGGAAACTAATTCGGCTTCCTTAACTGGAAATTCTTCCTTATTTATGGATGATAAATTAGATGATTGAGGAATCACAAAAGTTTCCTGCGGCGTAACATTGACTGTTGTACCTTGAGTGAGTCTTTCTAATTCTTGCCACATAGCTTCTTCTGCTGCACCAAAATTTGCCGGGGGTTTATCAGTTGCTTCTGTTGATAAGTCTGCGGCTAAATTAGGATCGGATTTGGCTATTTCTAAAAATGGATTGCTCCAAGATTCGGCGTTTGGTTCTAACCGAGGTAGTGGTTTACCAAAGTCTGGTAATATTAAGTTTTTACTAGTTTCTTCGTTTGATTTTTCGCTAGTATTTTCTGATGCAGATGACCAAGGTTTAATTGGTTGAGGTTTGAGTAACAGTTGTACGGCTTCAGAAATGTTTTGCGGATTGTTTTGATTTTCCGAAGAGTTTAACAGGTTACTAATTTCAGCGTTAATTTCTTTGATGGTTGGGATATCCAGGCATTTGTCTAATGCTGCTTTAAATTGCAAAGTATAACGCTGTTGACGTTGCAAACGGTCTTGTAGTTCTTGGCGGGTAGTGTCTGTTTGCAAAAGTATTTGGGATTGTTCGTTATAACGTTGTTGAATAAAGGCGCATTGACGTTCTAATTCTGCAACTCGTTCTTGACTACTTTGCAGTTGTTGATTTAAAGTTTCAATCAAAATTTGCTGCCGTTGGGCAACTTGGTGAGAAGATTCTAATTCTCGGAATAAGCGAGTTAATTGTTCTTGAGTGGTAGTTAGTTCTTTGGATTGTTCCGCAAGTTTGGTTTCTGCGATTTGCGATCGCTTTATTTGCGATTCCAATGCTCGATTACATTCATCTAATAGTCTCTCTAAATCCTGAACATGAGACAGTAAATCATTGTTTTGTTGTTGCAGTGCTTCGCTTAAATTTACTAATTCTAAAACATCAAAATCACTTGTTCCTGTATCAGATATTTCCGAATTATCATTAGCCAACTCAGATGTTTCACTGCTTTCACTAACACTAGAATAAATTTCCCCCTCAGAAGTAGTATTTACTGGCTCAAATCCCAGTAATTCTTCTAAGTTAATATCAAACAAATTGCTTTCTTCGTCTTCTTCTGTTTCTGAGGTTGGTTCTCTAGAGGTATCAAACCGTAATCCACCAGCATCACCAATAAAGGAAATCTTTTGCGGTTCTTCTGCTGCTAATTTAGTTACAGGTGGTGTTTCCTCAGAAATTTCTGGCTCGGAAGTGCTAGGCTGTGCGGCACTCTGTTTCTGAATTACAAAAGATATCTCTGGTTGATTTGGTTCGTTTTGTGCGCCTAAATCTGCAACCGACTTCAGAGTATTGGATTCAGTCTCGTTAGAGGAATTAGTCGGTTCTGGTATGGGATTATCAAAGGGGTTTTGGGGTTCACTCATGGCTCTAGTTCAAAAGAGTTACGAATCCTAAATGCGTGGAAGAAGGCAGAACACAGACGGTAGAAAGAAAGGTTATCTCTGTCATGCTGCACTAGCCGTCGCATTGTGAATAGCCTATCTTAGATCGGATGATTATTCTAGTGCGGCGTAGCAAAAATAATTAAGCAGTTAAAAGTTGCATAAAAAAGCTTTATTTTTTCCTGTCTTCTCCCTTCTTACACTAATTTTTTAGCAAGATTTTGACATTTTAACTAGTTGCTAAAGTTTGATTTAACAATTCCTGATGAATTAATGCTCGGTCTACTAATGACTGAATCTGTGCTGGAGATAGGCTATCACCATTAGCATAGCAGTCTAACCAAGTTTGGGTAATTAATTTCGGATCGTCAGGGATTTCTGTTAATTCCCATCCGGGAATTGATAATTCTTGCATTAGTTGACTAACTTTTGGGTCATAACTAAGGGCGAAACAACGGCATTCGTGGGCTGCGGCCATAATCAGGCTATGGTAACGCATTCCGATCGCCATTTCTACTCCTTGAAATAAGCCTTTTAATTCTCTGGGATTGTTGAGGATCAAAATTTTACTAGCGCCTGGTAGCTGTGGTTGAATTGATTTGGCGATCGCTAAATCTTTTGATTTCTGAAATGGTACTAGTAAAATAAAAGTCTGCGTAGCTTTTTGAAAGTCAATTAAAGCTTTAGTTAAGTTAGCAATTCTTTCTGGTGTAAGTTGGGGATGTTGGCGCAAATTTACCGCGACTCTTGGGGCTGGTAAATCCCAAAGTCCTTTCACTGGTAAGCTGTCTAATGCCCATACGGGATCTGGTGCTAAACAACAAGGAATTTCCCAGTTTAATAGTAGGTTAGCCGAAGCGCGATCGCGCACGCTCACTAATTCACATTTCGTAAAAACTTGTTTGGCAATTTCCCGAATTATTGGACGTTCCAAAGGCCCGATTCCTTGCGCCCAAGCAATTGTTTTTAACCCAAATTGTTTGGCTAATCCCATCAATCCAGCATAATACATTGGACTAGCAAAACTAGTCACATCTTGCATCAAACTTCCACCACCCCACATAAAAACATCAGCACTGCGAATCACTTTAAAGACTTGCCAAGCTGACTTGCGATCGTAACTTTCTACCTGATAACGTTCTTTCGTTTCTCGCGGATTTCCCGAAAGCACCAAAGGTTTCACATTTGGGGGCAACATTTGTAATAACGAAGCTAACAAAGCTTCATCCCCTGCATTCCCTTCGCCATAATACCCACACAATACTGCTTTAATTTGCCCCATAGTGTTTCACTAAATTTTCGCTATATCAGTTTACGGTATTCTCTGCTCGTTTCTTTTGAAAAATTTAATTATATGAATAAAATGAATAAATTAACTTTTTTAGAAACAAATATATGTAACTATTATTGCCTTAATCCCTAAAACATCTATAATACCTTTTTTATACTACTTAGCGAAAAAATAATCGACAAGCTGCTTTCTGCATAGATCAGTCTTTAGTCAATTCAAAACAAATGTTATATTTGGTTACTTGTATCTAAGTAAATATTTACTCATTAAACACATTTAAAGAACTGTGTATAATCCGATCGTTTTCATCTAAATCAGCAACAAAAGTTTAGCAATATAACATTTACAGTTGCCCAAAAATTTCTTAAATTAGTTAAGAAGTAAAAAAATACTAGATTCCTTAGAGCAGATTCGGGCTGAAATTTATTTGGTAATAAATACCTAATAAATATTTATAGCATTGAACAGTAAAAAAAATCGTTGCCCCTATAAACTTTGCTCAGGAATAAATACTTAAAACTATTGAGCAACGTTAAACGATTTAGTAATGAAGAGGTAAAGTATGAGCGGTACTCACGATCGAGAAAAAGATGCAATAGTGAGCGGATTGCATCAAGATTCTACAAGCGAGCATAATCATGAATCGATTCCCGCAACTCAATCAACAAATAATACCCGCAAAGACTTCCAAATAGTCAAAAAAGAAGGAGAAGCTTATTACCCAACTGAACCAAAGTATTATGTTGGTGGAGACATTTATACAATTTGGGCTGATTATCGAGAAACCAATGAAGCCTACGTAGGGATGGACTTTTTCATCCCACCTAAAGATATTTTTCCGCAACATACTCATGGCTTAGAAGCCGAATATCAATATGTTACAGAAGGCAATGTCAACTATACATTTGGTAATGCTTCTTTAATAGCAACTCCGGGAACTTTTGTTTACTTTCCCATTGATAGACCAATGGGTTTTAATGGCACAGATACACCTGCAAGAGCCTTCGTACTTTCTGTACCCGGGCCACGTTATTTAGAATTAGCAGGTCTGCCTGTTTCTGGCCCTCCACAATTAGTTACTCCGCCAGTTTTAACTCCAGAAGACTTAGCCAGAGTACAAGAACTTAACCGGATATATGCTGGCGAATTAGTGTTTCCAGGGCAACCAGTTCATGAACATGATAACTTACCACCAACTTTGGTAGTAGTTCCCGATGGTACACCTCTTCCTTCTCAACCCATAGAAGGTGTTCAAATAGTTTCATATCAAGACCGCCCGAAATTCACTGGAGCTTTTGGCATCCAATATACCTCCTTAGCAAGCTTTGCTGAAACAAACAATACTGTTGATTATTCTCAGTTTAATTTAGCGCCACAAACAGCATTACCAGAATCAATAGTAAGTGATAAAAATGTCATTTATTCGATTAAAAAAGGTGCGTTAACGGTTAAAATTGGCGATCGCACAGAAGTTGCTACCCCCGATACCTTTGTAGCCATTGCACCAGGAGAATCTTATAGTATTGCTAACTTAGGAACTGAACCCGTAGAGGCATTAACCGTCATCGTTGCCGATACCTACCTTCCGAAAGTTCAACAATACGTTGAAGGGGAAGTTGTAAGTTCTGAACCGCAAAAAATTGGCGATGGTTGGATTTATACTTGGGGTGCTTTTGATCAAACCGGAAATCCCTCTTCAATTGGGGTAACTTTCACAGAAAATGCCTTAGACGATATGTTTGAGGTTACAGACCCCAACAATCAATTTCCTCGGTTAGTGCCGCACTTAAATATGCCTGATATGTTTGATGCGGCGCGAGTTTATAACATTGAATATCCGCAAATAGTCAAAGATAAAACTCCTTTCGACCACATGGGTTGGTATGCCAATTCAGAAGGACACGCACCATTCAGTATTTACGATAAACCCCATGTTGATGTTCACTTTTTCTTAGACACAATTCAAGAAAGAGAAAGAATTACTGGCGCACCCGAATTAAATGCTCAACTTTACAAATATCCCAAAGATGGATTTTTGAATCGAGATTATATTTTGCCCAACGATCCGACAACTAACCAACCAGCTACAGGTGATGCACTACAAGGAGCGCATTGGGTAGATAGAGAAACACCAGAATTC
This genomic interval carries:
- a CDS encoding DUF2808 domain-containing protein, which produces MKSLIHHSLSALLFATTTVVTPIMIPAAQAQMVFKFNAPVITDSGVLGSSHFIRIAVLGMSLEDLMISLPIQMQAFQGVKITDRTGKEIPANIAMNEKNITITFAQPVTPETNLTVELTGVRMVPGTETTLLYGVTAQREGIRGEIPVGTAIVNIPDRG
- the csaB gene encoding polysaccharide pyruvyl transferase CsaB; this translates as MGQIKAVLCGYYGEGNAGDEALLASLLQMLPPNVKPLVLSGNPRETKERYQVESYDRKSAWQVFKVIRSADVFMWGGGSLMQDVTSFASPMYYAGLMGLAKQFGLKTIAWAQGIGPLERPIIREIAKQVFTKCELVSVRDRASANLLLNWEIPCCLAPDPVWALDSLPVKGLWDLPAPRVAVNLRQHPQLTPERIANLTKALIDFQKATQTFILLVPFQKSKDLAIAKSIQPQLPGASKILILNNPRELKGLFQGVEMAIGMRYHSLIMAAAHECRCFALSYDPKVSQLMQELSIPGWELTEIPDDPKLITQTWLDCYANGDSLSPAQIQSLVDRALIHQELLNQTLATS